Proteins encoded together in one Acidimicrobiales bacterium window:
- a CDS encoding Na(+)/H(+) antiporter subunit C, with protein MNVLLVITAGFLCACGTYLLLGRQLSRIIIGIGLLGHGINVLLVLSGGDGGAPAFVGGDIDRFADPLPQALVLTAIVITFGVIAFLLALAYRSWQFTEDDEVEDDVEDRRIARASHEHAGEEHPS; from the coding sequence GTGAACGTCCTCCTCGTCATCACCGCCGGCTTCCTGTGCGCCTGCGGGACCTACCTGTTGCTGGGCCGCCAGCTCAGCCGCATCATCATCGGGATCGGCCTGCTCGGCCACGGCATCAACGTCCTGCTCGTGCTCTCGGGCGGCGACGGGGGCGCGCCGGCCTTCGTCGGCGGCGACATCGACCGCTTCGCCGACCCTCTGCCCCAGGCCCTCGTGCTGACCGCCATCGTGATCACGTTCGGCGTCATCGCCTTCCTCCTGGCCCTCGCCTACCGGAGCTGGCAGTTCACCGAGGACGACGAGGTCGAGGACGACGTCGAGGACCGCCGCATCGCCCGTGCGTCCCACGAGCACGCCGGCGAGGAGCATCCCTCGTGA
- a CDS encoding Na+/H+ antiporter subunit E yields MMRVARVLFLVGIWLCLWSDLSVANVVSGVVVAVAIVAVFGQRPGRLIVRPIALLRFSLYFMRKLVESTVVVARAVISPGSAVHTGVVAVPLEGCSDAVVTLIADAISLTPGTLTIEVHQDPPTLFVHALDVRDVSRVQADIRTLEVLAIRAFGTAEAIEGLTFDDSVSWRGR; encoded by the coding sequence ATGATGCGGGTCGCTCGGGTCCTGTTCCTCGTGGGCATCTGGCTCTGCCTGTGGTCGGACCTCTCGGTGGCCAACGTCGTGAGCGGGGTGGTCGTGGCCGTCGCCATCGTGGCCGTGTTCGGTCAGCGACCCGGCCGCCTCATCGTGCGACCCATCGCCCTGCTGCGCTTCTCCCTGTACTTCATGCGGAAGCTGGTCGAGTCCACCGTCGTCGTGGCCCGAGCGGTGATCTCCCCGGGGTCGGCGGTGCACACCGGCGTGGTCGCCGTTCCCCTCGAGGGCTGTTCCGACGCGGTCGTCACCCTCATCGCCGACGCCATCAGCCTCACCCCGGGCACCTTGACCATCGAGGTGCACCAGGACCCGCCCACCCTCTTCGTGCACGCGCTCGACGTGCGGGACGTCTCTCGCGTGCAGGCCGACATCCGCACCCTGGAGGTGCTCGCCATCCGCGCCTTCGGGACTGCCGAGGCCATCGAGGGCCTCACCTTCGACGACAGCGTGTCCTGGAGAGGTCGATGA
- a CDS encoding monovalent cation/H(+) antiporter subunit G — MADTVIGVIALTGALLVLLAGVGVVRFPDVYARMHAATKATTLGITFVGLAAALALEGVGAGVKVVLIVAFIFTSPSVAHLVGRAAYRAEGIDFDVEARDDLAERLAEANDLDVEAGADLAEVVVEAEDTARAADAGGA; from the coding sequence GTGGCCGACACCGTCATCGGCGTGATCGCCCTCACGGGCGCGCTGCTCGTGCTCCTCGCCGGGGTGGGGGTGGTGCGGTTCCCGGACGTCTACGCCCGCATGCACGCGGCCACGAAGGCCACGACCCTGGGCATCACCTTCGTCGGCCTCGCGGCGGCCCTCGCCCTCGAAGGGGTCGGTGCGGGCGTGAAGGTCGTCCTCATCGTCGCGTTCATCTTCACCTCGCCGAGCGTCGCCCACCTGGTGGGCCGGGCCGCGTACCGGGCCGAGGGCATCGACTTCGACGTCGAGGCCCGCGACGACCTCGCCGAGCGGCTGGCCGAGGCCAACGACCTCGACGTCGAAGCGGGCGCCGACCTCGCGGAGGTGGTCGTCGAGGCCGAGGACACGGCCCGAGCCGCCGACGCCGGGGGCGCCTGA
- a CDS encoding Na+/H+ antiporter subunit D → MSLLLAVPILLPLLGAALSVGLGRSRQAQRVIGVATLAVVTVTSVALLVRVDTEGIQSVQVGGWAAPVGITLVADGLAAIMLVVAVLMLLAVLVYAIGQPGAEDEHVGFHPVYLILASGVAAAFLTGDLFNLFVAFEVTLMASYVLITLGGRPAQVRSGMTYVVISLIASLLFLLALAFVYTATGTLNLADLNDKIAALPAGVRSGLAVLLIVVFGIKSAIFPLFFWLPDSYPTAPSPVTAVFAGLLTKVGVYALIRSQTLLFPPDTQPGDLLLVVAGLTMLVGVLGAITQNDVKRILSFHIVSQIGYMVMGLGLFTLVGLAGAVLYVIHHIVVKTTLFLVAGLIELRAGTSNLAKLSGVARLEPLLAILFLLPALSLAGIPPFSGFVAKLALVDAGIGAEAYAVVAVSLVVSLLTLYSMSKIWANAFWGAHEPGPAVPALSTPRRALMVWSTGGLVVLSLGIAVASGPLYDLSERAAADLIDPTAYVEAVLGR, encoded by the coding sequence GTGAGCCTCCTCCTCGCCGTGCCCATCCTGCTCCCGCTGCTCGGCGCCGCACTCTCGGTCGGCCTCGGCCGGTCCCGGCAGGCGCAGCGCGTCATCGGGGTGGCCACCCTCGCGGTCGTCACCGTGACGAGCGTCGCACTTCTCGTGCGGGTCGACACCGAGGGCATCCAATCCGTCCAGGTCGGCGGTTGGGCCGCTCCGGTCGGCATCACCCTGGTGGCCGACGGGCTGGCCGCGATCATGCTCGTGGTCGCCGTGCTCATGCTGCTGGCGGTGCTGGTCTACGCCATCGGCCAGCCCGGGGCCGAGGACGAGCACGTGGGGTTCCACCCCGTGTACCTGATCCTCGCGTCCGGGGTCGCGGCGGCCTTCCTCACGGGTGACCTGTTCAACCTGTTCGTCGCCTTCGAGGTGACCCTGATGGCGAGCTACGTCCTCATCACCCTCGGGGGCCGGCCCGCGCAGGTGCGCAGCGGCATGACCTACGTCGTGATCAGCCTGATCGCGTCGCTCCTCTTCCTGCTCGCGCTGGCGTTCGTCTACACGGCCACCGGCACCCTCAACCTGGCCGACCTCAACGACAAGATCGCCGCGCTGCCCGCAGGGGTGCGCAGCGGGCTCGCCGTCCTGCTCATCGTGGTGTTCGGCATCAAGTCGGCCATCTTCCCGTTGTTCTTCTGGCTGCCCGACTCGTACCCGACGGCCCCGTCGCCCGTCACCGCGGTCTTCGCCGGGCTGCTCACGAAGGTCGGGGTCTACGCCCTCATCCGGAGCCAGACGCTGCTGTTCCCCCCGGACACCCAGCCCGGCGACCTGCTGCTGGTGGTGGCGGGGTTGACGATGCTCGTGGGGGTGCTGGGGGCGATCACCCAGAACGACGTGAAGCGGATCCTGTCGTTCCACATCGTCAGCCAGATCGGCTACATGGTGATGGGCCTCGGGCTGTTCACGCTCGTCGGCCTGGCGGGCGCGGTGCTCTACGTCATCCACCACATCGTGGTGAAGACCACCCTCTTCCTCGTCGCCGGGCTCATCGAACTGCGGGCGGGGACGTCCAACCTCGCCAAGCTGTCGGGGGTGGCCCGCCTCGAGCCGCTCCTCGCCATCCTCTTCCTGCTCCCCGCGCTCAGCCTCGCCGGCATCCCCCCGTTCTCGGGGTTCGTGGCCAAGCTGGCCCTCGTCGACGCCGGCATCGGGGCCGAGGCGTACGCCGTGGTCGCGGTGAGCCTCGTGGTCAGCCTCCTCACGCTCTATTCCATGAGCAAGATCTGGGCCAACGCCTTCTGGGGCGCGCACGAGCCGGGACCGGCGGTCCCCGCGCTGAGCACTCCCCGGCGGGCGCTCATGGTCTGGTCGACGGGCGGGCTCGTCGTGCTCAGCCTGGGCATCGCCGTGGCGAGCGGCCCCCTCTACGACCTCTCCGAGCGGGCCGCGGCCGATCTCATCGATCCGACCGCGTACGTCGAGGCGGTGCTGGGCCGATGA